GACCTTGGTCCCTCTCTGTTTTGTCCCTTCGGGCCTGACGTTGCTCTTACTCAGGGTCAGAGCGGTGCTGCTGTACTTCCCTGGTGAAAGAGGTGCTGCGGTGGGGCCAGCTGGAGCCGGACTCCACTCCCCATAGATCTGCGTCTCTCTCCAATGTGAGCTCGGCCGCAGCAGAGTCCTTTGCACCAGCCGGCACACCACAACGTCTGTGAAGTAGCAGCAGAAGTCCTGGAAATCCATCCTGTTTGGAGATAAATCAGCATGAACACACTTGGACGTTTTACAGGAAAGATTATTTATCACACGTTGTTTGTGGtagattttaagattttaactaAAAGGGGTGGTACCAGAACTCCCCAACGTCACGAACAACAATCCCCATCTTCTCCCTGTCTGCCCGGCTCAGCTGCTGCCACTGCTCTGACCTGCAGGGGGCGTGCAAAACCAACAAAACGTGTATCCGATCAAGCTGCTGCATGACCAGTGCTGGGGAGAAAGTCAGTTATTCACTCTTTCACAtgttgtcacgttacaaccacaaacttcaatatatttttattttattggatttttttttatagacaaaCAAAGTAATCCATTTAAGGTAAAGGgatttaaaatctcttttaaatatattttttaattggaCATTGGACCAGTCCTGGTTTCTTCTATGCATTTTATGGCAGTTTTTCATTGCAAAAATTGTCACCCTTGTATACTGTTACTTATTTCTTCTtcaatattttgtatttgtatagattttctattttatttgtcatccACTTGTACTTAACCTTGGTTTTGAGTTGTACAgcgttttacaaataaattatgATAAATGTGGATGACGCTAAATGATGCAGGCTTTTCGTGTTTTTCTCAAATCAAAATTAACTCTGACACCATTTATCTTACTCAGAGCTTCTGGGGAGGATGGagggagctaaaaaaaaacagggctatcctggaagaaaacctgtcataggctgcagaagacctgagagaGAGGTTGATTTCTTCCTGTGCGAGCTGTAGTTTCATAGAGCTGTTATGCAACTGCAGAAAAATGTCCAGTGATCTACCATGACAATGAAGAAAATCAGCAACATCCTTTGACGGTTTGTCACAGAGCCCAGCATACCCAAAAAGACTGTGGGACTTAAAACCATTTAACAATgactttaattaattaatctatcACACATTTTATTCAACAAGTTGTGACGTTACACGCGGACATTTAAGTACGTGCGTAGCGTCACAAAGAGTGAAAAGGTTCgcggggtgggaatacttttgcacggtGCTGCAGATGAAGTCTACTGTGAAACAGATGACAGAGCGTAAGAAATAAACAAGTAGTGTTTGAACTTCTGGAAAGCTTTACTGGTCCGCCGAGGCCATTCGCCGAGGTTCTCAGCCCTTCGTAACATAAACAGCAGATGTTTCCTTGTAAAACATTTCCCTGACTGTTGTAAAACGTCTGAAATTGTCCAGAAAAGTTGCAGTGGCGTTGTAAAACGTTGTAAACTACATCGTCAGCTGAGGCTTTAATCCTCCAGCTCCAACAAAATGTGCTCAGCAGTCAGAAGGAAAGGTTTCAAAGCGCTCTCACCCCTGACTCCAGGCCCCTTTCCAGTCCGTGGTCCCCCACGGGTTCCTCATGCGCACCATAAAGAGTCGCGACGACCCGCCTGTCTTCTGCGGGTTCTCCCCCAGCCTCACCTTCCTCACCGCCGTGATGCCGTAGGCGTGCCCTCGTACGAGCCCGCAGTCCAGCACAGACTCCACCGTCTCCCCCTCAGCCGGCTGAGAAACGCGAGGCGGACTGACAATGTTAAACAGCTTAACGGCGCCGTCTGAAACGTTGAAGACCCTCAGGGTTCCTGAGTTAAAAAGCCCTACCCGGATGGAGCAGGTGATGAGGGATTTGTGCTCATGGACCTTAGCTAATGTCTGGAAGAGTGCCTTCCTCCGCTCGCTGTGCAGGCTGAGGGCTTCGCAGTCCAGGCTGAGAGGCTCCGAAACCCCTCCAGTGAAGTCGATGAGGGCCTCCGCCGTGTTTCCTCCCTCCAGAGCCTCGTAGCAGCCATTTAGCCTGAGACACAAGAGGAAGACAGACTCATTCAGCGGGTCATGCTTGATAATCAGTTCATCCAGTTACAAATTTCACGTCATGTTACCATTGGGCTTTGAATGATGTGGCTATGTCCTGATCCACACTGGGTCAAAATACCACTGacctatattatacactggagtgctaatcgccggctgttagaacgagtcgttTTGAAGCCACCGGCCGTCATATTGGTattccctattttcccccagtaactatgaaatatgtgcgctacagcatcgaataacgaggattttttcATGCTCAGgtggggcttaaaacttttaaaatgtcaaatgccatatacttttatgttatgttctaaaactatcaagtactgagaaagtcaagtgctgaaatatttggcattttatttatttaaatatatatatatataacatttataaatatataaataacaatatacagaaacatatatatatatatatatatatatatatatatatatatatatatatatatatatttaatatgaataacatgtaaaatatttcagcacctaatttcctagtagttgatagtgttagtacatccactgactgtagaattacctgtgaaacgttttcactcagccagaaaactgcttgttgttgcaaccaaatcctatgggattctgtgagagtagggagtagcaagatggcggccagtgacttcagtttttcgccAAAaccagcactccagtgtataatatagctcagtgcaaAATACAAGCTCACAGTTATAGACATATATACTTCTAGCATAATTAACTTATCCCAATTCATGCCGGAATCAGCAAATGTCATTTTTTATCTTTCCAAATTTTCAATGAGGTTCATAGCTTTTCATTCTTATCAATCTTTTCCGCCGATGTTCTCTAATTTCATTCAATCTTCATAATATCCTTCACTTTTTCCCATGCACCAGCAGCACTGGCGGTGAAACAGCAGCACATTTTGGAGCTATAGTCGGGGTACTTCACAACTGGAGCAGTGTTGTGTTAAAAAGCCTCACCTCAACTTCACTAACCTTACTTTTTGCTTGTGTggtcaaatgttttaaaccattaTCTCCAGCTGTGGGCAGCTTTGCATGTCAGCTGAGGTTGAAAATGTCACTTTTGGAGCAGACAGGCAGAGTTGTGCTTCTTCATCCTTAACAAGAACTGGTTCTGCTCTCTTGCCGTCTGATGTGAGGACAGGGCTGAGCGCAGCCTCACCTCAGACGTAGGGTTAGCTCTCATGTTATAGGGGAGCTCAGACTTATTTAACATACTTCAAATGAAGCTAACGCTTCAAaacttacacagtgctgctttaagttAAAGTACTGACGTATGCACTTTCAAAAATACTTATATATTCAAAGTACTTGAAAACCTGAACGTTTTTTAACTATGAGAATAATTGGGAATAATAATTGGGATAATTTTCTGCTATGGGGAGATTAGTAGCTCCatatctataataataatatattttgttctttttatgcTGTATTATGTAACCTTATGTACAGTCGCTTGTGTAGATTAGCTAACTCTACAAATGACATAATATTAGTGCTGACAAATCCTGCACCAAGTTCAGTCAGGTTTAAGTCCAGGATGTGGAACCATTGCCATTTTAGTCTTTTTGTACATTTGTGatgattttaatttcattttcattttattctttctttcttttctttttatatgttAGTATGATCATTAATATGGATCTATTTATGTCTTTCATAAAGTGATGATGATCATAATTAGTCCTATATTGTGTTTTTCTAGccactcagaaaagaaaaattcttcttctcctcgCAACTAGTTTAAAGCTCCACATCACCACCTACTGTGTAGCGTGAGTTTGTGGGTGGACGCAAATTACATTCACTAACACAGCCTAGGGAAGTAACAAGAAATGAAAGCCTTTATAGAAATGTAGTAAAGTAAAAGGTACTACTTTTATAGTTAAAATGTAGCAAGATGGAAGTATTCCAAAAAATGCTACACATCAAAGTACTAATTCTCAaaactgtacttaagtacagtattCAAGTAAATTTACCTTTTCACTGCCCACCTCGGAGGATTAAAGAGCAAAGGTAGCCGGCAGGTTTTCAATGACTCTCAATgctgttcttatttttttctctagcTCCAGCtccaaaaaaaaccctaatGTGGAACATCTAAAAGGTTCCAGAGGCACATGGCGAACACAACGTGGGTGATGAGATTCTTACAGGCTGTTAGTTTTGTGAAATGTTTACAGGAACAGAAATGTGGCCGCTGCTGTCAGTGGGATGAATTTATAAATGTCACCTCCTCAAAAGAGAACCATAGGAAGGTCCAAGGTTCAATCATTTTCAagagtgctggtgaagattctcagtcatccaggtcatggtcattccaaaaaaagtaaaaaacaaagcaaccggacttgttttccgtagttgaagacatttcgcttcctctccaggaagctttctcaattcaaaaagtctggagtaatgtggagtaccaagctttatactactgcccaaacaaaggccttgtaatggcttagataacatgcaaattaaacaggaacaggtccaccccttggTAATGGGCggtctgctggcttaatggctttaacgaccgcccattactaagcagtggacctgttttttttacttttttggaattttcAAGAGTGGGATTGTACATGCGAGGCAGTTTTCTGCCTCTGCTTACTTGGCGTAGGCCTTCTCCAACAGGGCGCTCCAAAACTCTCTGGGCGTTGCAGAGCAGCAGAAGAGCAGAACTCCATCCTGACTGACCGGCAAACGGTCATCCACCACAACATCGACCCAACGCCCGAAGCGCCAGAACCTGAAGTGGAAGATCCCTGCGTACAAGTCTGTGCGTTTTGGGTTCCACTCCTGGTCCACGTGGTCAGGAATGACCTGGAGTGAGGAGAAGTGAAGGGAGGGCAGGATAAGATGAGGAGGATGTGCAGaggtgggggtgtggggggggtaGAGGCGATGGGGCAATGAGTCTGAAGGGAGAACCTTCTTCCACAGTGAGGGCTCGGATGCCAGGCAGGAGATGGCTGCCACCATCCAGCAGTTACCCAGACTGCCTTGGTGCAAGTCGCGAGTGCTGATACCGTCCACAAACAAACGAGGGTCTCGGCATATTTCCTAGATAGAtgagagaggaaagaaaggCCAGGGGGAAAAAGAAACATCAGTCATCAGCGATtaacttttattcattaaagaGGACAGATATACATGtgtcttttatatttaaaataaactaccTGATGCATTTATGGTGCcctgcacatttctgtaacctTTGTACAATGCTGCTTTATGACCACATGCTTATATTTTATACTCTGTTGCGTTTTAAAAGAGTTGGGAGATTCACCAACAAAGATTTAAACtgatttcttcctgttttcatccaggaaagaaaattgttttagaatttattaaGGTGGTCTCGATCAGTCGCTTTAAggcattcttctttttttaaatacactttTTCTGGATTTTTACGGCACTAGTGACTTGACTTTTCATACAGCTTTAGACTTTGGCCTAAGTCTAGCTCTTCGGATCTTTCTGTCTTCGTCTGTCTTATTGTGTATGAACTTCACGCCTATCATGGATTTCCCTCCAGCCTTATCCCTTTTCCCCTCGTCTGAACTTAAAGGTGCTAGTGCTGAATTTAAAGCAGTCAGTGCAGTCACTGACACTATCTGGGATGACGTCTTCACCCATTCGACATCAACTCTCTGGATCCAACCGGTGATCCAGGtgcagctgaccagatccattgCTCCTTCCCGGATTCTGAGAAGGTTGGTGGCTTTAATCTTGAGTTCTCCATTTTTCATAGAGTTCTCCACAGCTTCTAACCCGTCTCCTTCTTCTGTAGTGTTGTTCCTGTGACTTCTTCTGGCAGTTTCCTGTTTCCCACCAGTagaatttatttcaataaaccttttgaatCGCTCCCTGTTTTTTGGCAGAATTTCTGGGTTCTCAGTCCTTGGCATTACAAAAACCAGTGTTGCCAATCATTGAGCCATTTCTGGATAACACTGTGCTATATTCCTTTAAGTataattaatggattttgttttacaaaaaaaatctgggtTTCCATTCCAGACATTAGTGATTATAAACCACGAAAATACGTTTAACTGATTTGAATATTTCACACTGAAGTAATTGTAAAACACTGACATGCCAGCAGGTTTTGGAGTgaggacatttattttttttattttttatgcttaGGACTTTAAAGATTCTGATGAGGGTGTGAATGATTTctctctaaaaataaattgaagaaACAGACAAAGTGAAAAGAATGACTTAAAGGGCTTTTGG
The DNA window shown above is from Fundulus heteroclitus isolate FHET01 chromosome 14, MU-UCD_Fhet_4.1, whole genome shotgun sequence and carries:
- the LOC105934640 gene encoding calpain-5, yielding MLEAVSDFQGQSFNKLRRSCLRRGALFKDPLFPATNQSLFYKRAPPPGLTWKRPREICRDPRLFVDGISTRDLHQGSLGNCWMVAAISCLASEPSLWKKVIPDHVDQEWNPKRTDLYAGIFHFRFWRFGRWVDVVVDDRLPVSQDGVLLFCCSATPREFWSALLEKAYAKLNGCYEALEGGNTAEALIDFTGGVSEPLSLDCEALSLHSERRKALFQTLAKVHEHKSLITCSIRPAEGETVESVLDCGLVRGHAYGITAVRKVRLGENPQKTGGSSRLFMVRMRNPWGTTDWKGAWSQGSEQWQQLSRADREKMGIVVRDVGEFWMDFQDFCCYFTDVVVCRLVQRTLLRPSSHWRETQIYGEWSPAPAGPTAAPLSPGKYSSTALTLSKSNVRPEGTKQRGTKVKEGNQEGRERGEAAEEMNRSSRCGGCINHRDTFLHNPQFMFEVQSKEEEVLICLQQEDRRALKKNGGGENLPIGFEVLKVEANRCSRVQRVVEQVASSIYMDSRSVTLRGTLAPGRYVVLPTTFLPGDTGRFLLRLFSHSHVQLRELKNDLPSPSLLQCFLPQPAVVTTVHLRRASGLRALKQTAPDVYAVVRCESDVVRTRVFKDDGNPEFNLRTIFYRRYPDTYISVELWSRGLLWDSLLGAARLQTSESERSRSLMIDLRGGRSRSGSRGRIHVETSTSVSLTDL